One segment of Cynocephalus volans isolate mCynVol1 chromosome 8, mCynVol1.pri, whole genome shotgun sequence DNA contains the following:
- the VANGL2 gene encoding vang-like protein 2 isoform X3 encodes MDTESQYSGYSYKSGHSRSSRKHRDRRDRHRSKSRDGSRGDKSVTIQAPGEPLLDNESTRGDERVSDDNWGETTTVVTGTSEHSISHDDLTRIAKDMEDSVPLDCSRHLGVAAGATLALLSFLTPLAFLLLPPLLWREELEPCGTACEGLFISVAFKLLILLLGSWALFFRRPKASLPRVFVLRALLMVLVFLLVVSYWLFYGVRILDARERSYQGVVQFAVSLVDALLFVHYLAVVLLELRQLQPQFTLKVVRSTDGASRFYNVGHLSIQRVAVWILEKYYHDFPVYNPALLNLPKSVLAKKVSGFKVYSLGEGDTNNSTSQSRAVIAAAARRRDNSHNEYYYEEAEHERRVRKRRARLVVAVEEAFTHIKRLQEEEQKNPREVMDPREAAQAIFASMARAMQKYLRTTKQQPYHTMESILQHLEFCITHDMTPKAFLERYLAAGPTIQYHKERWLAKQWTLVSEEPVTNGLKDGIVFLLKRQDFSLVVSTKKVPFFKLSEEFVDPKSHKFVMRLQSETSV; translated from the exons ATGGACACCGAGTCCCAGTACTCGGGCTATTCCTACAAGTCGGGCCACTCCCGCAGCTCCCGCAAGCACAG GGACCGCCGGGACCGGCACCGCTCTAAGAGCCGAGATGGGAGCCGTGGGGACAAGTCGGTGACAATCCAGGCTCCAGGGGAGCCCCTGCTGGACAACGAGTCCACGCGAGGGGATGAGCGGGTGAGT GATGACAACTGGGGGGAAACGACGACGGTAGTAACAGGCACCTCGGAGCACAGCATCTCCCACGATGACCTCACGCGCATCGCCAAGGACATGGAGGACAGCGTCCCGCTGGACTGCTCTCGTCACCTGGGCGTGGCGGCGGGGGCCACTCTGGCGCTGCTCTCCTTCCTCACGCCACTGGCTTTCCTGCTGCTGCCCCCACTGTTGTGGCGGGAGGAGCTGGAGCCGTGCGGGACAGCCTGCGAGGGCCTCTTCATCTCCGTGGCCTTCAAGCTGCTCATCCTGCTCCTGGGCAGCTGGGCTCTCTTCTTCCGCCGGCCCAAGGCCTCGCTGCCGCGCGTCTTTGTACTGCGTGCGCTGCTCATGGTGCTCGTCTTCCTGCTCGTCGTCTCCTACTGGCTCTTCTACGGTGTGCGCATCCTGGACGCCCGGGAGCGCAGCTACCAGGGCGTGGTGCAGTTCGCGGTGTCGCTGGTGGACGCCCTGCTCTTTGTGCACTACCTGGCCGTGGTCCTGCTGGAGCTGCGCCAGCTGCAGCCTCAGTTCACGCTCAAGGTCGTGCGCTCCACCGACGGGGCCAGCCGCTTCTACAACGTCGGCCATCTCAG CATCCAGCGCGTGGCCGTGTGGATCCTGGAGAAGTATTACCATGACTTCCCTGTCTACAACCCTGCCCTCCTCAACCTGCCCAAGTCCGTCCTGGCCAAGAAAGTGTCTGGCTTCAAGGTGTATTCCCTCGGAGAGGGTGA CACCAACAACTCCACCAGCCAGTCCCGGGCTGTGATTGCAGCGGCGGCCCGGAGGCGGGACAACAGCCACAATGAGTACTACTATGAGGAGGCTGAGCACGAGCGGAGGGTGCGCAAGCGGAGGGCCAG gcttgtggtggcagtggaggaGGCCTTCACTCACATTAAGCGGCTGCAGGAAGAGGAGCAGAAGAACCCCAGGGAGGTGATGGACCCCCGGGAGGCAGCCCAGGCCATCTTCGCATCCATGGCCCGTGCCATGCAGAAGTACCTTCGGACCACCAAGCAGCAGCCTTACCACACCATGGAGAGCATCCTCCAGCACCTTGAATTCTGCATCACACACGACATGACGCCCAAG GCCTTCCTGGAGCGATACCTGGCAGCTGGACCCACCATCCAGTACCACAAGGAACGCTGGCTGGCCAAACAGTGGACACTGGTGAGCGAGGAGCCGGTGACCAACGGGCTCAAGGATGGCATTGTTTTCCTCTTAAAACGCCAGGACTTCAGCCTGGTGGTGAGCACCAAGAAGGTCCCATTCTTCAAACTCTCCGAGGAATTTGTGGATCCCAAGTCGCACAAGTTTGTCATGAGGCTGCAGTCTGAGACCTCAGTGTGA
- the VANGL2 gene encoding vang-like protein 2 isoform X1, whose translation MDTESQYSGYSYKSGHSRSSRKHRDRRDRHRSKSRDGSRGDKSVTIQAPGEPLLDNESTRGDERDDNWGETTTVVTGTSEHSISHDDLTRIAKDMEDSVPLDCSRHLGVAAGATLALLSFLTPLAFLLLPPLLWREELEPCGTACEGLFISVAFKLLILLLGSWALFFRRPKASLPRVFVLRALLMVLVFLLVVSYWLFYGVRILDARERSYQGVVQFAVSLVDALLFVHYLAVVLLELRQLQPQFTLKVVRSTDGASRFYNVGHLSIQRVAVWILEKYYHDFPVYNPALLNLPKSVLAKKVSGFKVYSLGEENSTNNSTSQSRAVIAAAARRRDNSHNEYYYEEAEHERRVRKRRARLVVAVEEAFTHIKRLQEEEQKNPREVMDPREAAQAIFASMARAMQKYLRTTKQQPYHTMESILQHLEFCITHDMTPKAFLERYLAAGPTIQYHKERWLAKQWTLVSEEPVTNGLKDGIVFLLKRQDFSLVVSTKKVPFFKLSEEFVDPKSHKFVMRLQSETSV comes from the exons ATGGACACCGAGTCCCAGTACTCGGGCTATTCCTACAAGTCGGGCCACTCCCGCAGCTCCCGCAAGCACAG GGACCGCCGGGACCGGCACCGCTCTAAGAGCCGAGATGGGAGCCGTGGGGACAAGTCGGTGACAATCCAGGCTCCAGGGGAGCCCCTGCTGGACAACGAGTCCACGCGAGGGGATGAGCGG GATGACAACTGGGGGGAAACGACGACGGTAGTAACAGGCACCTCGGAGCACAGCATCTCCCACGATGACCTCACGCGCATCGCCAAGGACATGGAGGACAGCGTCCCGCTGGACTGCTCTCGTCACCTGGGCGTGGCGGCGGGGGCCACTCTGGCGCTGCTCTCCTTCCTCACGCCACTGGCTTTCCTGCTGCTGCCCCCACTGTTGTGGCGGGAGGAGCTGGAGCCGTGCGGGACAGCCTGCGAGGGCCTCTTCATCTCCGTGGCCTTCAAGCTGCTCATCCTGCTCCTGGGCAGCTGGGCTCTCTTCTTCCGCCGGCCCAAGGCCTCGCTGCCGCGCGTCTTTGTACTGCGTGCGCTGCTCATGGTGCTCGTCTTCCTGCTCGTCGTCTCCTACTGGCTCTTCTACGGTGTGCGCATCCTGGACGCCCGGGAGCGCAGCTACCAGGGCGTGGTGCAGTTCGCGGTGTCGCTGGTGGACGCCCTGCTCTTTGTGCACTACCTGGCCGTGGTCCTGCTGGAGCTGCGCCAGCTGCAGCCTCAGTTCACGCTCAAGGTCGTGCGCTCCACCGACGGGGCCAGCCGCTTCTACAACGTCGGCCATCTCAG CATCCAGCGCGTGGCCGTGTGGATCCTGGAGAAGTATTACCATGACTTCCCTGTCTACAACCCTGCCCTCCTCAACCTGCCCAAGTCCGTCCTGGCCAAGAAAGTGTCTGGCTTCAAGGTGTATTCCCTCGGAGAGG AAAACAGCACCAACAACTCCACCAGCCAGTCCCGGGCTGTGATTGCAGCGGCGGCCCGGAGGCGGGACAACAGCCACAATGAGTACTACTATGAGGAGGCTGAGCACGAGCGGAGGGTGCGCAAGCGGAGGGCCAG gcttgtggtggcagtggaggaGGCCTTCACTCACATTAAGCGGCTGCAGGAAGAGGAGCAGAAGAACCCCAGGGAGGTGATGGACCCCCGGGAGGCAGCCCAGGCCATCTTCGCATCCATGGCCCGTGCCATGCAGAAGTACCTTCGGACCACCAAGCAGCAGCCTTACCACACCATGGAGAGCATCCTCCAGCACCTTGAATTCTGCATCACACACGACATGACGCCCAAG GCCTTCCTGGAGCGATACCTGGCAGCTGGACCCACCATCCAGTACCACAAGGAACGCTGGCTGGCCAAACAGTGGACACTGGTGAGCGAGGAGCCGGTGACCAACGGGCTCAAGGATGGCATTGTTTTCCTCTTAAAACGCCAGGACTTCAGCCTGGTGGTGAGCACCAAGAAGGTCCCATTCTTCAAACTCTCCGAGGAATTTGTGGATCCCAAGTCGCACAAGTTTGTCATGAGGCTGCAGTCTGAGACCTCAGTGTGA
- the VANGL2 gene encoding vang-like protein 2 isoform X2 yields MDTESQYSGYSYKSGHSRSSRKHRDRRDRHRSKSRDGSRGDKSVTIQAPGEPLLDNESTRGDERDDNWGETTTVVTGTSEHSISHDDLTRIAKDMEDSVPLDCSRHLGVAAGATLALLSFLTPLAFLLLPPLLWREELEPCGTACEGLFISVAFKLLILLLGSWALFFRRPKASLPRVFVLRALLMVLVFLLVVSYWLFYGVRILDARERSYQGVVQFAVSLVDALLFVHYLAVVLLELRQLQPQFTLKVVRSTDGASRFYNVGHLSIQRVAVWILEKYYHDFPVYNPALLNLPKSVLAKKVSGFKVYSLGEGDTNNSTSQSRAVIAAAARRRDNSHNEYYYEEAEHERRVRKRRARLVVAVEEAFTHIKRLQEEEQKNPREVMDPREAAQAIFASMARAMQKYLRTTKQQPYHTMESILQHLEFCITHDMTPKAFLERYLAAGPTIQYHKERWLAKQWTLVSEEPVTNGLKDGIVFLLKRQDFSLVVSTKKVPFFKLSEEFVDPKSHKFVMRLQSETSV; encoded by the exons ATGGACACCGAGTCCCAGTACTCGGGCTATTCCTACAAGTCGGGCCACTCCCGCAGCTCCCGCAAGCACAG GGACCGCCGGGACCGGCACCGCTCTAAGAGCCGAGATGGGAGCCGTGGGGACAAGTCGGTGACAATCCAGGCTCCAGGGGAGCCCCTGCTGGACAACGAGTCCACGCGAGGGGATGAGCGG GATGACAACTGGGGGGAAACGACGACGGTAGTAACAGGCACCTCGGAGCACAGCATCTCCCACGATGACCTCACGCGCATCGCCAAGGACATGGAGGACAGCGTCCCGCTGGACTGCTCTCGTCACCTGGGCGTGGCGGCGGGGGCCACTCTGGCGCTGCTCTCCTTCCTCACGCCACTGGCTTTCCTGCTGCTGCCCCCACTGTTGTGGCGGGAGGAGCTGGAGCCGTGCGGGACAGCCTGCGAGGGCCTCTTCATCTCCGTGGCCTTCAAGCTGCTCATCCTGCTCCTGGGCAGCTGGGCTCTCTTCTTCCGCCGGCCCAAGGCCTCGCTGCCGCGCGTCTTTGTACTGCGTGCGCTGCTCATGGTGCTCGTCTTCCTGCTCGTCGTCTCCTACTGGCTCTTCTACGGTGTGCGCATCCTGGACGCCCGGGAGCGCAGCTACCAGGGCGTGGTGCAGTTCGCGGTGTCGCTGGTGGACGCCCTGCTCTTTGTGCACTACCTGGCCGTGGTCCTGCTGGAGCTGCGCCAGCTGCAGCCTCAGTTCACGCTCAAGGTCGTGCGCTCCACCGACGGGGCCAGCCGCTTCTACAACGTCGGCCATCTCAG CATCCAGCGCGTGGCCGTGTGGATCCTGGAGAAGTATTACCATGACTTCCCTGTCTACAACCCTGCCCTCCTCAACCTGCCCAAGTCCGTCCTGGCCAAGAAAGTGTCTGGCTTCAAGGTGTATTCCCTCGGAGAGGGTGA CACCAACAACTCCACCAGCCAGTCCCGGGCTGTGATTGCAGCGGCGGCCCGGAGGCGGGACAACAGCCACAATGAGTACTACTATGAGGAGGCTGAGCACGAGCGGAGGGTGCGCAAGCGGAGGGCCAG gcttgtggtggcagtggaggaGGCCTTCACTCACATTAAGCGGCTGCAGGAAGAGGAGCAGAAGAACCCCAGGGAGGTGATGGACCCCCGGGAGGCAGCCCAGGCCATCTTCGCATCCATGGCCCGTGCCATGCAGAAGTACCTTCGGACCACCAAGCAGCAGCCTTACCACACCATGGAGAGCATCCTCCAGCACCTTGAATTCTGCATCACACACGACATGACGCCCAAG GCCTTCCTGGAGCGATACCTGGCAGCTGGACCCACCATCCAGTACCACAAGGAACGCTGGCTGGCCAAACAGTGGACACTGGTGAGCGAGGAGCCGGTGACCAACGGGCTCAAGGATGGCATTGTTTTCCTCTTAAAACGCCAGGACTTCAGCCTGGTGGTGAGCACCAAGAAGGTCCCATTCTTCAAACTCTCCGAGGAATTTGTGGATCCCAAGTCGCACAAGTTTGTCATGAGGCTGCAGTCTGAGACCTCAGTGTGA